Proteins found in one Erythrobacter sp. 3-20A1M genomic segment:
- the rpsE gene encoding 30S ribosomal protein S5: MADEKKPEDNAATDAANAPAMTPEVAKARADSGVDIDHPASAESGPEVKKEEPAIADTPSEAADNQSAAQGAEGQPRERGDRGGRGRGGRDGGGGGRGRGRGGRDGGRGRREEEDDGIIEKLVHINRVSKTVKGGKRFGFAALVVVGDGSGRVGFGHGKAREVPEAITKASASARKKMVRVPLKEGRTLHHDGKGRFGAGKVTVRAAPAGTGIIAGGPMRAVFESLGVADVVTKSVGTSNPYNMIRATFDALTNQTSPKSVAQRRGKKVADLLGRGSSSEAEAEADAAALVE, encoded by the coding sequence ATGGCTGACGAAAAGAAACCCGAAGACAACGCCGCTACCGATGCGGCCAACGCGCCCGCGATGACCCCCGAGGTCGCCAAGGCTCGCGCCGATTCCGGTGTCGATATCGACCACCCGGCGAGCGCCGAGAGCGGTCCGGAAGTGAAGAAGGAAGAACCGGCGATCGCCGATACGCCTTCCGAAGCTGCCGACAACCAGAGCGCCGCGCAGGGTGCCGAAGGCCAGCCGCGCGAGCGTGGCGATCGCGGCGGTCGTGGCCGTGGCGGTCGTGACGGTGGTGGCGGTGGTCGCGGCCGTGGCCGTGGCGGCCGCGACGGCGGTCGCGGGCGGCGCGAGGAAGAAGACGACGGCATCATCGAGAAGCTCGTCCATATCAACCGCGTCAGCAAGACGGTGAAGGGCGGCAAGCGCTTCGGCTTCGCGGCGCTGGTCGTCGTGGGCGACGGGTCGGGCCGGGTCGGCTTCGGCCACGGCAAGGCGCGCGAAGTGCCCGAGGCGATTACCAAGGCTTCGGCCTCGGCTCGCAAGAAGATGGTTCGCGTTCCGCTGAAGGAAGGCCGCACGCTCCACCATGACGGCAAGGGCCGTTTCGGTGCGGGCAAGGTGACCGTTCGTGCCGCACCGGCGGGTACCGGCATCATCGCTGGCGGCCCGATGCGCGCCGTGTTCGAGAGCCTGGGCGTGGCCGACGTGGTGACCAAGTCGGTCGGTACGTCCAACCCCTACAACATGATCCGCGCCACGTTCGATGCGCTGACCAACCAGACGTCGCCGAAATCGGTGGCGCAGCGTCGGGGCAAGAAGGTCGCCGACCTGCTGGGTCGTGGCAGTTCGAGCGAGGCCGAGGCGGAAGCCGACGCCGCGGCTCTGGTGGAGTAA
- the rplR gene encoding 50S ribosomal protein L18: MAKLSLFERRRRRVRTALKSRAGDKPRLSVHRTGQHIYAQVIDDAQGKTIASASTLGGKSTGANVDAATQVGKDIAAAAQKAGVTSVVFDRGGFLFHGRVKALADAAREGGLEF; the protein is encoded by the coding sequence ATGGCAAAGCTTTCCCTCTTCGAACGCCGCCGGCGTCGCGTGCGTACGGCTCTCAAGTCGCGTGCCGGTGACAAGCCGCGCCTGTCGGTGCATCGTACCGGCCAGCATATCTATGCCCAGGTCATCGACGATGCGCAGGGCAAGACGATCGCGTCCGCTTCCACCCTTGGTGGCAAGAGCACCGGCGCGAATGTCGATGCCGCCACCCAGGTGGGCAAGGACATCGCCGCCGCCGCCCAGAAGGCGGGCGTGACTTCCGTCGTGTTCGATCGCGGCGGCTTCCTGTTCCATGGCCGCGTGAAAGCGCTGGCCGACGCCGCCCGCGAAGGCGGGCTGGAGTTCTGA
- the rplF gene encoding 50S ribosomal protein L6 — MSRIGKRPVAIPNGVTANIEGQTLNVKGPKGTLSMSLSDLIDYKVEGDAISVQPANDTQKARAYWGMQRTLVSNLVEGVTEGFTKTLQISGVGYRAQAQGSKLKLQLGYSHDVDLDVPEGLTVQTPDQTTVIVTGIDKQAVGQFAAEVRRWRKPEPYKGKGIKYQGEYIFRKEGKKK; from the coding sequence ATGAGCCGCATCGGCAAAAGGCCGGTGGCGATCCCCAACGGGGTCACCGCCAATATCGAGGGCCAGACCCTGAACGTGAAGGGGCCCAAGGGCACCCTGTCGATGTCGCTCAGCGATCTCATCGACTACAAGGTGGAAGGCGACGCGATCAGCGTGCAGCCCGCCAACGACACGCAGAAGGCGCGGGCCTATTGGGGCATGCAGCGCACGCTGGTGTCGAACCTGGTCGAAGGTGTCACCGAAGGCTTCACCAAGACGCTGCAGATCTCTGGCGTCGGCTACCGTGCGCAGGCGCAGGGCAGCAAGCTGAAGCTGCAACTGGGCTATTCGCACGACGTCGATCTCGACGTTCCCGAAGGCCTTACGGTGCAGACCCCGGACCAGACGACCGTGATCGTTACCGGGATCGACAAGCAGGCCGTGGGCCAGTTTGCCGCCGAAGTCCGCCGCTGGCGCAAGCCCGAGCCGTATAAGGGCAAGGGCATCAAGTACCAGGGCGAGTATATCTTCCGCAAGGAAGGGAAGAAGAAGTAA
- the rpsH gene encoding 30S ribosomal protein S8: MAMTDPLGDMLTRIRNGQQAKKDSVLSPASKLRANVLEVLQREGYIRGYSEDESGKHKALRIELKYFEGEPAIKHLARVSKPGRRVYSGSRELPSVRNGLGITIVSTPRGVLSDAEARSEKVGGEVLAEVF; this comes from the coding sequence ATGGCTATGACCGATCCCCTGGGTGACATGCTCACCCGCATCCGCAACGGCCAGCAGGCGAAGAAGGACAGCGTCCTCTCGCCCGCCAGCAAGCTGCGTGCAAACGTCCTCGAAGTTCTCCAGCGTGAAGGCTACATCCGTGGCTATTCCGAGGACGAGAGCGGCAAGCACAAGGCGCTGCGGATCGAACTGAAATATTTCGAAGGCGAGCCCGCGATCAAGCATCTCGCCCGCGTTTCGAAGCCGGGCCGGCGCGTCTATTCGGGCAGCCGCGAGCTGCCGAGCGTGCGCAACGGCCTTGGCATCACCATCGTCTCGACGCCGCGCGGCGTGCTCTCGGATGCCGAAGCACGCAGCGAGAAGGTCGGCGGCGAAGTGCTGGCGGAGGTGTTCTGA
- the rpsN gene encoding 30S ribosomal protein S14, with the protein MAKLSSINKNEKRKKLVKQYAAKFEKLKAIADDTSLDESERLMARLKMAELPRNANPTRVRNRCSTTGRPRGYYRKFGINRIELRDLGNKGLIPGLTKSSW; encoded by the coding sequence ATGGCGAAACTGAGTTCGATCAACAAGAACGAGAAGCGCAAGAAGCTGGTCAAACAGTATGCGGCGAAGTTCGAGAAGTTGAAGGCGATCGCGGACGACACCTCGCTCGACGAGAGCGAGCGTCTGATGGCCCGGCTGAAGATGGCCGAGCTGCCGCGCAATGCGAACCCGACCCGGGTGCGCAACCGCTGCTCCACCACCGGCCGCCCGCGCGGCTATTACCGCAAGTTCGGCATTAACCGCATCGAACTGCGCGACCTCGGCAACAAGGGCCTGATTCCGGGCCTGACCAAGTCGAGCTGGTGA
- the rplE gene encoding 50S ribosomal protein L5 gives MADYTPRMKARYEEEIAKAMTEKFGYKNRLEVPRLEKIVLNMGVGEASQDKKKVQTAAEEMALIAGQKPVITKAKKSIAQFKLREGMPIGCKVTLRRERMYEFLDRLVTIAMPRIRDFRGLNPRSFDGRGNYAMGLKEQIVFPEISYDKIEKVRGMDIIVTTTAKTDEEARELLRLFGFPFPAEESQEKEAA, from the coding sequence ATGGCTGATTATACCCCTCGCATGAAAGCCCGTTACGAGGAGGAAATCGCGAAGGCGATGACCGAGAAGTTCGGGTACAAGAACCGTCTGGAAGTTCCGCGGCTCGAAAAGATCGTGCTCAACATGGGCGTGGGCGAGGCGAGCCAGGACAAGAAGAAGGTCCAGACCGCTGCCGAGGAAATGGCGCTGATCGCCGGTCAGAAGCCGGTCATCACCAAGGCGAAGAAGTCGATCGCTCAGTTCAAGCTGCGCGAAGGCATGCCGATCGGGTGCAAGGTGACCCTGCGCCGCGAGCGGATGTACGAATTCCTCGACCGCCTCGTGACGATCGCGATGCCCCGCATCCGCGACTTCCGCGGCCTCAACCCGCGTTCCTTCGACGGTCGTGGCAACTATGCCATGGGCCTGAAGGAGCAGATCGTGTTCCCCGAGATCAGCTACGACAAGATCGAGAAGGTCCGGGGCATGGACATCATCGTGACCACGACCGCCAAGACGGACGAAGAAGCGCGCGAACTGCTGCGCCTGTTCGGTTTCCCGTTCCCGGCGGAAGAGTCGCAAGAGAAGGAAGCGGCGTAA
- the rplX gene encoding 50S ribosomal protein L24 translates to MANAKIKKGDSVVVLSGKDKGKTGTVAKVLPKEGKVVVEGVNTIARHRKPSQTNPQGGIDRYEAPMSIAKVAVADPKDGKPTRVRFEEQDGKKVRIAVKSGEKIDG, encoded by the coding sequence ATGGCTAATGCCAAGATCAAGAAGGGTGACAGCGTCGTCGTCCTGTCCGGCAAGGACAAGGGCAAGACCGGCACCGTCGCGAAGGTCCTGCCCAAGGAAGGCAAGGTCGTCGTCGAGGGTGTGAACACGATCGCCCGTCACCGCAAGCCGAGCCAGACCAACCCGCAGGGTGGCATCGACCGCTACGAGGCGCCGATGTCCATTGCCAAGGTTGCCGTGGCCGATCCGAAGGACGGCAAGCCGACCCGCGTCCGCTTCGAGGAGCAGGACGGCAAGAAGGTCCGCATCGCCGTCAAGTCCGGGGAGAAAATCGATGGCTGA
- the rplN gene encoding 50S ribosomal protein L14, with translation MIQMQSNLDVADNSGAKRVQCIKVLGGSKRRTASVGDVIVVSVKEAQPRAKVKKGDVHRAVIVRTKKDVRRPDGSVIRFDSNAAVLVNKSEEPIGTRIFGPVVRELRGRGFMKIISLAPEVL, from the coding sequence ATGATCCAGATGCAGTCCAATCTCGACGTCGCGGACAACAGCGGCGCGAAGCGCGTCCAGTGCATCAAGGTGCTGGGCGGGTCGAAGCGTCGTACGGCGTCCGTCGGCGACGTGATCGTGGTTTCCGTGAAGGAAGCCCAGCCGCGCGCGAAGGTGAAGAAGGGCGACGTACACCGCGCCGTCATCGTTCGCACGAAGAAGGATGTGCGCCGCCCCGATGGCAGCGTGATCCGCTTCGACAGCAATGCCGCGGTGCTCGTGAACAAGAGCGAAGAGCCGATCGGCACCCGTATCTTCGGACCCGTCGTGCGCGAACTGCGCGGCCGCGGCTTCATGAAGATCATCTCGCTCGCACCGGAGGTGCTGTGA
- the rpsQ gene encoding 30S ribosomal protein S17: MPKRILIGTVTSDKTDKTVTVLVERKVKHPLYGKIIRRSKKYHAHDENNEFTLGDVVRIEETKPISKTKTWAVKDRVTAGGVQPVEAELDVEAASN, translated from the coding sequence ATGCCCAAACGTATCCTGATCGGGACGGTGACGTCCGACAAGACCGACAAGACGGTGACCGTGCTGGTCGAGCGCAAGGTGAAGCACCCGCTCTACGGCAAGATCATCCGCCGCTCGAAGAAGTACCACGCCCACGACGAGAACAACGAGTTCACGCTGGGCGACGTGGTGCGGATCGAGGAGACCAAGCCGATCTCCAAGACCAAGACCTGGGCCGTCAAGGACCGGGTCACCGCGGGCGGCGTGCAGCCGGTCGAGGCCGAGCTCGACGTCGAGGCGGCGAGCAACTGA
- the rpmC gene encoding 50S ribosomal protein L29, which translates to MANAFEDLRQKTDDQLVEELTELKREQYNLRFQAATNQLERPARIKEVRRTIAQIKTLQGERSRAAEKA; encoded by the coding sequence ATGGCCAACGCATTCGAAGACCTGCGGCAGAAGACCGACGACCAGCTCGTCGAGGAACTGACCGAGCTGAAGCGCGAGCAGTACAACCTGCGCTTCCAGGCCGCCACCAACCAGCTGGAGCGTCCGGCGCGGATCAAGGAAGTCCGCCGCACGATCGCCCAGATCAAGACGCTGCAGGGCGAGCGTTCGCGCGCCGCCGAGAAGGCATAA
- the rplP gene encoding 50S ribosomal protein L16, translated as MLQPKRTKYRKAFKGRIKGEAKGGTDLNFGSYGLKALEPERITARQIEAARRAITRHIKRQGRLWIRIFPDVPVSKKPAEVRQGKGKGSVEYWAARVKPGRILFELDGVAGPLAAEAFERAAMKLPIKTKVVARLGDTSHLGGE; from the coding sequence ATGCTGCAACCGAAACGAACCAAGTACCGCAAGGCGTTCAAGGGCCGGATCAAGGGCGAGGCCAAGGGTGGCACCGACCTGAACTTCGGGTCCTACGGCCTGAAGGCGCTGGAGCCGGAGCGTATCACCGCCCGCCAGATCGAGGCCGCGCGCCGTGCGATCACGCGCCACATCAAGCGCCAGGGTCGCCTCTGGATCCGCATCTTCCCGGACGTGCCGGTGTCGAAGAAGCCTGCCGAAGTCCGTCAGGGTAAGGGCAAGGGTTCCGTCGAATACTGGGCCGCCCGCGTGAAGCCGGGTCGCATCCTGTTCGAACTCGATGGCGTCGCCGGCCCGCTGGCCGCCGAAGCGTTCGAGCGTGCGGCGATGAAGCTGCCGATCAAGACCAAGGTCGTTGCCCGCCTGGGCGACACCAGCCACCTGGGAGGCGAATGA
- the rpsC gene encoding 30S ribosomal protein S3, with the protein MGQKSNPIGLRLQINRTWDSRWYAEGRDYAKLLKEDIEIRKYIVNSLPQAAISKVVIERPAKLCRISIYAARPGVIIGKKGADIEKLRTKLATMTESEIKLNIVEIRKPEVDAKLVAQGIADQLIRRVAFRRAMKRAMQSAMRLGAEGIKIVCGGRLGGAEIARVEQYREGRVPLHTLRANIDYAEAEALTSYGIIGIKVWVFKGEILGHDPTAQDRLMMESQTSGVRPAR; encoded by the coding sequence ATGGGTCAGAAGAGCAATCCGATCGGTCTGCGCCTGCAGATCAACCGCACCTGGGACAGCCGCTGGTACGCCGAAGGGCGCGACTATGCCAAGCTGCTCAAGGAAGACATCGAGATCCGCAAGTACATCGTGAACTCGCTGCCGCAGGCCGCGATTTCGAAGGTGGTGATCGAGCGTCCGGCCAAGCTGTGCCGTATCTCGATCTACGCGGCACGCCCCGGCGTCATCATCGGCAAGAAGGGCGCCGATATCGAGAAGCTGCGCACGAAGCTCGCCACCATGACGGAAAGCGAGATCAAGCTGAACATCGTCGAGATCCGCAAGCCGGAAGTCGATGCGAAGCTCGTCGCGCAGGGTATCGCCGATCAGCTGATCCGCCGTGTGGCGTTCCGCCGGGCGATGAAGCGCGCGATGCAGTCCGCCATGCGCCTTGGTGCCGAAGGCATCAAGATCGTGTGCGGCGGCCGCTTGGGCGGTGCCGAGATCGCGCGTGTGGAGCAGTATCGCGAAGGTCGCGTTCCGCTGCACACGCTGCGTGCGAACATCGATTACGCCGAGGCCGAGGCACTAACCTCGTACGGCATCATCGGGATCAAGGTCTGGGTCTTCAAGGGCGAGATCCTGGGTCACGATCCGACCGCGCAGGACCGTCTGATGATGGAATCGCAGACGTCCGGCGTGCGCCCGGCGCGTTGA
- the rplV gene encoding 50S ribosomal protein L22 — MGKAKSPRRVADNEALAVGTTIRGSAQKLNLVAELIRGKKAEEALNILAFSKKAMARDASKVLASAIANAENNHDLDVDALVVAEASVGKSITMKRFHTRGRGKSTRILKPFSRLRIIVREQEEA, encoded by the coding sequence ATGGGCAAGGCAAAATCCCCCCGTCGCGTAGCCGACAACGAGGCGCTGGCCGTAGGCACCACCATCCGTGGTTCCGCGCAGAAGCTGAACCTCGTCGCCGAGCTGATCCGCGGCAAAAAGGCCGAGGAAGCGTTGAACATCCTCGCTTTCTCGAAGAAGGCGATGGCTCGCGATGCCAGCAAGGTGCTGGCTTCCGCGATCGCCAATGCCGAGAACAACCATGATCTCGATGTCGACGCGTTGGTCGTCGCCGAGGCTTCGGTGGGCAAGTCGATTACGATGAAGCGGTTCCACACCCGCGGTCGCGGCAAGTCGACGCGCATCCTGAAGCCGTTCAGCCGGCTGCGCATCATCGTTCGCGAGCAGGAAGAGGCGTAA
- the rpsS gene encoding 30S ribosomal protein S19, whose protein sequence is MARSVWKGPFVELSLLKKAQDAQEASSSKPIKTWSRRSTILPDFVGLTFNVYNGQKFIPVSVSEDMVGHKLGEFSPTRSFPGHASDKKGKR, encoded by the coding sequence ATGGCACGTTCCGTCTGGAAAGGTCCGTTCGTCGAACTCAGCCTTCTGAAGAAGGCGCAGGACGCACAGGAAGCGAGCAGCAGCAAGCCGATCAAGACCTGGTCGCGCCGCAGCACGATCCTGCCCGACTTCGTCGGCCTGACGTTCAACGTTTACAACGGTCAGAAATTCATCCCGGTCTCCGTTTCGGAAGACATGGTCGGCCACAAGCTCGGCGAGTTCTCGCCCACGCGCAGCTTCCCCGGCCATGCCTCCGACAAAAAGGGCAAGCGCTAA
- the rplB gene encoding 50S ribosomal protein L2: MALKNYNPTSPARRGLILVDKTGLYKGKPVKSLTEGKRKTGGRNNKGHVTSRGIGGGHKQKYRFIDFKRRKWDVEGTVERIEYDPNRTAFIALITYSDGEQAYIIAPQRLAVGDTVVAGERVDTKPGNAMPLGNMPVGTIIHNVEMKPGKGGQIARSAGAYVQLVGRDRGMVMVRMNSGEQRYLRADCMGTVGAVSNPDNQNQNFAKAGRTRWKGKRPLTRGVAKNPVDHPHGGGEGRTSGGRHPVTPWGKPTKGARTRNNKQTDKMIIRSRHAKKKR, translated from the coding sequence ATGGCACTCAAGAACTACAATCCGACCAGCCCCGCACGCCGCGGGCTGATCCTCGTCGACAAGACCGGGCTCTACAAGGGCAAGCCGGTCAAGTCGCTGACCGAGGGCAAGCGCAAGACCGGCGGGCGCAACAACAAGGGTCACGTGACCTCGCGCGGCATCGGTGGCGGCCACAAGCAGAAGTACCGCTTCATCGATTTCAAGCGGCGCAAGTGGGACGTGGAAGGCACCGTGGAGCGGATCGAGTACGATCCCAACCGCACCGCTTTCATCGCGCTGATCACCTATAGCGACGGCGAGCAGGCCTACATCATCGCGCCGCAGCGCCTGGCCGTTGGCGACACCGTCGTCGCCGGCGAGCGTGTGGACACCAAGCCGGGCAACGCGATGCCGCTGGGTAACATGCCGGTCGGCACCATCATCCACAATGTGGAGATGAAGCCGGGCAAGGGCGGGCAGATCGCCCGTTCCGCCGGTGCCTACGTCCAGCTGGTCGGTCGCGACCGCGGCATGGTCATGGTCCGCATGAACAGCGGTGAGCAGCGTTACCTGCGCGCCGATTGCATGGGCACGGTCGGTGCGGTGTCGAACCCGGACAACCAGAACCAGAACTTCGCCAAGGCCGGCCGCACCCGCTGGAAGGGCAAGCGCCCGCTGACCCGCGGTGTCGCCAAGAACCCGGTCGATCACCCGCACGGCGGTGGTGAAGGCCGGACTTCCGGTGGCCGTCATCCGGTTACCCCGTGGGGCAAGCCGACCAAGGGTGCGCGCACCCGCAACAACAAGCAGACGGACAAGATGATCATCCGTTCGCGCCACGCCAAGAAGAAGAGGTAA
- a CDS encoding 50S ribosomal protein L23, whose translation MAKQQNVDARHYDVILAPHITEKSTLASENNAVVFKVANDATKPQIKEAVEAIYDKKVVGVNTIVTKGKTKRWRGKPYKRTDFKKAIVTLAEGDSIDVTSGI comes from the coding sequence ATGGCTAAGCAGCAGAATGTGGACGCGCGCCACTACGACGTGATCCTGGCGCCGCACATCACCGAGAAGTCGACGCTCGCGAGCGAGAACAACGCGGTGGTGTTCAAGGTGGCGAACGACGCCACCAAGCCGCAGATCAAGGAAGCGGTCGAAGCGATCTACGACAAGAAGGTCGTGGGCGTGAACACGATCGTGACCAAGGGCAAGACCAAGCGCTGGCGGGGCAAGCCCTACAAGCGCACCGACTTCAAGAAGGCGATCGTTACGCTCGCCGAGGGTGACTCGATCGACGTCACCAGCGGTATCTGA
- the rplD gene encoding 50S ribosomal protein L4 — MKVKVQKIDGKASGDIELNDDVFGVEPRADILHRVVTWQLWNRRATARPTRERSDVARTGKKFGAQKGSGGARHGDRGAPIFIGGGKAHGARKRDFNMSLNKKIRALGLKMALSSKAKDGLVVLDSLEMKEAKTKELKGHFDKAGWNGKVLVIGGENVDEGFRKAASNLVGVNVLPAAGANVYDILKHDTLVLTKDAVEKLEARFNG, encoded by the coding sequence GTGAAGGTGAAGGTCCAGAAAATCGACGGTAAGGCGTCGGGCGACATCGAGCTGAACGACGATGTGTTCGGCGTCGAGCCGCGCGCCGACATCCTGCACCGCGTCGTCACCTGGCAGCTGTGGAACCGCCGTGCCACCGCACGTCCGACGCGCGAGCGTTCGGATGTGGCGCGCACCGGCAAAAAGTTCGGCGCGCAGAAGGGTTCGGGCGGTGCTCGTCACGGCGATCGCGGCGCTCCGATCTTCATCGGCGGCGGCAAGGCGCATGGCGCGCGCAAGCGCGACTTCAACATGTCGCTCAACAAGAAGATCCGTGCCCTCGGCCTGAAGATGGCGCTCTCGAGCAAGGCGAAGGACGGCCTCGTCGTTCTCGACAGCCTCGAGATGAAGGAAGCCAAGACGAAGGAGCTCAAGGGCCACTTCGACAAGGCGGGCTGGAACGGCAAGGTCCTGGTCATCGGCGGCGAGAACGTCGACGAGGGCTTCCGCAAGGCGGCGAGCAACCTGGTGGGCGTCAACGTCCTCCCGGCGGCCGGTGCCAATGTCTACGACATCCTGAAGCACGACACGCTGGTCCTGACCAAGGACGCGGTCGAAAAGCTGGAGGCGCGTTTCAATGGCTAA
- the rplC gene encoding 50S ribosomal protein L3, with product MRTGVIAKKVGMTRLFQEDGRHVPVTVLALEDCQVVSHRTADRDGYFALAVGSGTAKQKNVNKPQREAFGKAEVGLKMKVAEFRVENDEGLLPVGAFISADHFIAGQKVDVTGYTQGKGFAGAMKRWNFGGLRATHGVSLSHRSHGSTGNRQDPGRVFKNKKMAGHMGDRQRTQQNLEIVRTDADRGLLFVKGSVPGAKNSWMLVRDAVKVAMPDDLPFPGVMRRNQSEFSHEETDAGLVESGAEHEVHQEVSAEQQEALLKEQDAGADADTGAADDNNTTPSADKAEGENKEG from the coding sequence ATGCGCACAGGCGTTATCGCAAAGAAAGTCGGGATGACCCGCCTCTTCCAGGAGGACGGACGGCACGTGCCCGTTACCGTTCTCGCGCTGGAGGATTGCCAGGTCGTCTCGCACCGCACCGCGGATCGCGACGGCTATTTCGCCCTCGCAGTGGGTTCGGGCACTGCCAAGCAGAAGAACGTCAACAAGCCGCAGCGCGAAGCTTTCGGCAAGGCCGAAGTTGGGTTGAAGATGAAGGTCGCGGAATTCCGCGTCGAGAACGACGAGGGCCTGCTCCCCGTCGGTGCCTTCATCAGTGCGGACCACTTCATCGCCGGCCAGAAGGTCGACGTGACGGGCTACACGCAGGGCAAGGGCTTCGCCGGCGCCATGAAGCGCTGGAACTTTGGCGGCCTGCGCGCGACGCACGGCGTTTCGCTGAGCCACCGTTCGCATGGTTCGACCGGTAACCGTCAGGATCCGGGTCGCGTCTTCAAGAACAAGAAGATGGCCGGCCACATGGGCGACCGTCAGCGTACGCAGCAGAACCTCGAAATCGTGCGCACCGACGCCGATCGCGGCCTGCTGTTCGTGAAAGGCTCCGTCCCCGGCGCGAAGAACAGCTGGATGCTGGTCCGCGATGCGGTGAAGGTGGCGATGCCCGACGATCTGCCGTTCCCCGGTGTGATGCGTCGCAACCAGTCCGAATTCTCGCACGAAGAGACCGATGCCGGTCTGGTCGAGAGCGGAGCCGAGCACGAAGTGCACCAGGAGGTTTCCGCCGAGCAGCAGGAAGCGCTCCTGAAGGAACAGGACGCGGGGGCCGATGCCGATACCGGTGCCGCCGATGACAACAACACCACGCCCTCTGCCGACAAGGCCGAAGGCGAGAACAAGGAGGGCTGA
- the rpsJ gene encoding 30S ribosomal protein S10 — translation MEAQNIRIRLKAFDHRVLDQATGEIAETARRTGALIRGPIPMPTRIEKFTVNRGPHIDKKSREQFEVRTYKRLLDIVQPNAQTVDALMKLDLAAGVNVEIKLA, via the coding sequence ATGGAAGCTCAGAATATCCGCATTCGCCTCAAGGCGTTCGATCATCGCGTTCTCGACCAGGCGACTGGCGAAATCGCAGAGACCGCTCGTCGTACCGGTGCGCTTATTCGTGGCCCCATTCCCATGCCGACGCGTATCGAGAAGTTCACCGTGAACCGCGGCCCGCACATCGACAAGAAGTCGCGCGAGCAGTTCGAGGTGCGCACCTACAAGCGGCTGCTCGACATCGTGCAGCCCAACGCCCAGACGGTCGACGCGCTGATGAAGCTGGACCTCGCCGCGGGCGTCAATGTCGAGATCAAACTGGCTTGA